The Tepidibacter aestuarii genome contains a region encoding:
- the rsxE gene encoding electron transport complex subunit RsxE, producing the protein MKLGKLFKNGIINENPVFVQVLGMCPTLGVTTSAENGLGMGLATTAVLICANLVISLLRKLIPSKIRIPAFIVVIATFVTLVGMVLKAYVPALDKKLGLFIPLIVVNCLILARAESFASKNGPVASIVDGIGMGLGFTASLTLLGLVRELFGNGTIFGHLVLGSAYKPALIMILPPGAFLALGLLLATINKIADKKAS; encoded by the coding sequence ATGAAATTAGGTAAATTATTTAAAAATGGTATTATAAATGAAAACCCGGTATTTGTACAAGTTTTAGGTATGTGTCCAACTCTTGGAGTTACAACTTCTGCTGAAAATGGATTAGGTATGGGTCTTGCAACAACTGCGGTTCTTATATGTGCAAACTTAGTTATATCTCTTCTTAGAAAGCTTATACCTTCTAAGATAAGAATACCTGCATTCATAGTAGTAATAGCTACATTCGTTACATTAGTAGGAATGGTTTTAAAAGCTTATGTTCCAGCACTTGACAAAAAACTTGGATTATTTATTCCTCTTATAGTTGTTAACTGCTTAATATTAGCGAGAGCGGAAAGTTTTGCATCTAAAAATGGACCAGTAGCATCTATAGTAGATGGAATTGGAATGGGACTTGGATTCACAGCTTCTTTAACTTTACTTGGTCTTGTTAGAGAACTGTTTGGAAACGGAACTATATTTGGTCATTTAGTGCTAGGTAGTGCATATAAGCCAGCACTTATAATGATATTACCTCCAGGTGCATTTTTAGCGTTAGGTTTACTTCTTGCAACTATTAATAAAATCGCTGATAAAAAAGCTAGTTAG
- a CDS encoding RnfABCDGE type electron transport complex subunit G: MKEILKLGVILLIITSISAVVLGFTNDVTLPAIQEQNEKANVEARTAVLAEAKEFKPVEKEVESAMVKEIYQGLDGSDLVGYTIKTAPKGYAGEVEVMVGIGTDGTIHGISIGNHAETPGLGAKAADEPFKSQYNGKGIDKNIEVIKNPGPKENEIVAIAGATITSKAVTAGVNEAIRVYNEVLK; this comes from the coding sequence ATGAAAGAAATATTAAAACTGGGAGTAATACTTTTAATAATAACATCTATATCAGCTGTTGTTTTAGGATTTACTAACGATGTTACATTACCTGCAATACAAGAACAAAATGAAAAGGCTAATGTTGAGGCGCGTACAGCAGTTTTAGCAGAAGCTAAAGAATTTAAACCTGTTGAAAAAGAAGTAGAATCAGCTATGGTTAAAGAAATATATCAAGGATTAGATGGATCTGATTTAGTAGGATATACTATAAAAACTGCTCCTAAAGGATATGCAGGAGAGGTTGAAGTTATGGTAGGAATAGGTACAGATGGAACTATTCACGGTATTTCTATAGGAAATCATGCAGAAACTCCAGGACTAGGAGCAAAGGCTGCTGATGAACCATTTAAGAGCCAATACAATGGAAAAGGCATAGATAAAAACATTGAAGTTATTAAAAATCCAGGACCAAAGGAAAATGAAATTGTTGCAATAGCTGGAGCAACTATAACTTCAAAAGCAGTAACTGCTGGTGTTAATGAAGCGATAAGAGTATATAATGAAGTTTTAAAATAG